The proteins below come from a single Streptomyces tubercidicus genomic window:
- a CDS encoding PP2C family protein-serine/threonine phosphatase translates to MRSPELDHAALFAATPSACLVLDPELIIVDVNQAYLQATGRTRDDLLGQYVFDAFPDNPADPDAEGVQNLHPSLRRVLSTGEPDTMAVQRYDIPVPDRPGVFEERWWSTINTPVPGTDGSVAWIIHRVEDVTAFVHSRRARAVPGGQLSEREEAMEAELYVRARALQHLNEELRRAHARERQVAVTLQEAMLHSPDLAGHRDIAVRYLPAIGSLNICGDWYDIVNLPEDGFAVAVGDVVGHGLEAAAVMGMLRSALSAAARSVEGPAQALKVLGLYARSVDKALATTAVQALIDTTGRRITYSSAGHPPPVLLHADGTHELLDRATDPPLGAHPEQVPRPQAHLPYLPGDTLVLYTDGLIERRDEDIDTGLTRLTDALAHDSRLGPERLADALLTRLGVSAGARDDIALVIVRL, encoded by the coding sequence GTGCGGAGTCCGGAGCTCGATCATGCGGCGCTGTTCGCCGCGACCCCGAGCGCATGCCTGGTCCTCGATCCGGAGCTGATCATCGTCGACGTCAACCAGGCGTACCTCCAGGCGACCGGCCGGACCCGCGACGATCTGCTCGGGCAGTACGTCTTCGACGCCTTCCCCGACAACCCCGCGGACCCCGACGCCGAAGGGGTGCAGAATCTGCATCCCTCGCTGCGCCGGGTGCTGTCCACCGGGGAGCCGGACACGATGGCGGTGCAGAGGTACGACATCCCGGTGCCGGACCGGCCGGGGGTGTTCGAGGAGCGCTGGTGGTCGACCATCAACACTCCGGTCCCCGGGACGGACGGCAGCGTGGCGTGGATCATCCACCGGGTCGAGGACGTCACAGCGTTCGTCCACTCCCGCCGGGCCCGTGCGGTGCCCGGCGGGCAGCTGAGCGAACGCGAGGAGGCGATGGAGGCCGAACTGTACGTCCGGGCACGCGCGTTGCAGCACCTCAACGAGGAACTGCGCCGGGCCCACGCCCGTGAACGCCAGGTCGCGGTCACCCTTCAGGAGGCCATGCTCCACTCCCCCGACCTCGCCGGGCACCGGGACATCGCGGTGCGCTACCTCCCCGCCATCGGCTCCCTGAACATCTGCGGCGACTGGTACGACATCGTCAACCTCCCCGAGGACGGTTTCGCCGTCGCGGTCGGCGATGTCGTCGGTCACGGTCTGGAGGCCGCCGCCGTCATGGGCATGCTGCGCAGCGCCCTCAGCGCGGCCGCCCGCTCCGTCGAAGGTCCCGCCCAGGCGCTGAAGGTACTCGGCCTGTACGCCCGCTCGGTCGACAAGGCGCTGGCCACCACCGCCGTCCAGGCACTGATCGACACCACCGGCCGCCGGATCACCTACAGCAGCGCCGGCCACCCCCCGCCCGTCCTGCTGCACGCCGACGGCACCCACGAACTCCTGGACCGCGCCACCGACCCGCCCCTGGGCGCCCACCCCGAACAGGTGCCGCGCCCCCAGGCCCACCTCCCGTACCTGCCGGGCGACACCCTCGTCCTCTACACCGACGGCCTCATCGAACGCCGCGACGAGGACATCGACACCGGCCTCACCCGGCTCACCGACGCCCTCGCCCACGACAGCAGACTCGGCCCCGAACGCCTCGCCGACGCCCTCCTGACCCGCCTCGGCGTCAGCGCCGGCGCCCGCGACGACATCGCCCTGGTCATCGTGCGGCTGTAG
- a CDS encoding GYD domain-containing protein, whose protein sequence is MPKYLVQASYTAEGMKGLLAEGGSGRKAAVEQVVSSCGGRLETIYFAYGEEDFYCVLDFPDQVSMAAIAMTVRASGALHSKTIPLLTVEEIDEAAKKSVSFRPPGA, encoded by the coding sequence ATGCCGAAGTACCTGGTCCAGGCCAGCTATACGGCCGAGGGCATGAAAGGGCTGCTCGCCGAGGGCGGCAGTGGGCGCAAGGCGGCCGTCGAGCAGGTGGTCAGCTCGTGCGGCGGCAGACTGGAGACGATCTACTTCGCCTACGGGGAGGAGGACTTCTACTGCGTCCTCGACTTCCCCGACCAGGTGTCGATGGCCGCCATCGCCATGACCGTCCGCGCCAGCGGAGCCCTGCACTCCAAGACGATTCCGCTGCTGACCGTCGAGGAGATCGACGAGGCCGCGAAGAAGTCGGTCAGCTTCCGCCCGCCGGGCGCCTGA
- a CDS encoding MFS transporter, which translates to MLVKRGKEPEAAGPDGGTARAPGGRSLTVLLTTAMAFSMLQLFVIGALGPRLVGELGISRTVLGLTTTAGFGAAALLSPMAGRLVDRVGPRRCLIALLLLTAASLALIGAVPGTGVLLLAVALGGVPQALANPATNKVILAAFPADRRAAVTGLKQSGVQFGAFVAGLPLSLLAAGVGWRGAVWAAAGTAALAALWAARILPADRPSAAAGPSAAVPSPRDTWRLAVFSLLLGCGIASVNTYLALFGSQRLGLTPTAAAALVAVLGVAGIGGRVGWSRVAGRPGRAEALPALLAAGAVGAALLLAAALRAQPLVWVAAVAVGSFAVSANAVSMVLVLRKAAPGRAGKDSALVSAGFFAGFAVGPPLFGALVSATGYGPGWLLVAAEFAAASAIAVPLMLRRTGGPDA; encoded by the coding sequence GTGCTGGTGAAACGTGGCAAGGAACCGGAGGCCGCCGGGCCGGACGGCGGCACCGCACGGGCGCCGGGCGGCCGGTCGCTGACCGTGCTGCTCACGACGGCCATGGCGTTCTCCATGCTTCAGCTGTTCGTGATCGGGGCGCTCGGGCCGCGTCTGGTGGGCGAGTTGGGGATCTCGCGCACGGTGCTGGGGCTGACCACTACGGCGGGCTTCGGGGCGGCGGCCCTGCTGTCGCCGATGGCGGGCCGGCTGGTGGACCGGGTGGGCCCGCGGCGCTGTCTGATCGCCCTGCTGCTGCTCACCGCGGCTTCGCTGGCGCTCATCGGCGCCGTTCCGGGGACGGGCGTACTACTGCTGGCCGTCGCCCTCGGCGGCGTACCCCAGGCGCTGGCCAACCCCGCCACCAACAAGGTGATCCTGGCCGCCTTTCCGGCCGACCGGCGGGCCGCCGTCACCGGGCTGAAGCAGTCGGGCGTGCAGTTCGGGGCGTTCGTGGCGGGACTTCCGCTGTCGCTGCTGGCGGCGGGGGTGGGCTGGCGCGGCGCGGTCTGGGCGGCGGCCGGTACGGCGGCGCTGGCCGCGCTCTGGGCCGCCCGGATCCTGCCGGCCGACCGCCCGTCGGCCGCTGCCGGCCCGTCCGCCGCCGTCCCGTCCCCGCGCGACACCTGGCGGCTGGCCGTCTTCTCCCTGCTGCTCGGCTGCGGTATCGCCTCGGTCAACACCTACCTGGCGCTGTTCGGCTCACAGCGCCTCGGGCTGACGCCGACCGCGGCGGCTGCCCTGGTGGCCGTACTGGGAGTGGCCGGTATCGGCGGACGGGTCGGCTGGTCGCGGGTGGCGGGGCGGCCGGGCCGGGCCGAGGCGCTGCCGGCGCTGCTGGCGGCCGGTGCGGTGGGCGCCGCGCTGCTGCTCGCCGCCGCGCTCCGGGCGCAGCCGCTGGTGTGGGTGGCCGCCGTCGCGGTCGGCTCGTTCGCCGTGTCGGCGAATGCCGTCTCCATGGTGCTGGTGCTGCGGAAGGCGGCCCCCGGCCGGGCCGGGAAGGACTCGGCCCTGGTGTCGGCGGGATTCTTCGCCGGGTTCGCGGTGGGACCGCCACTGTTCGGCGCGCTGGTCTCGGCGACCGGATACGGGCCGGGCTGGCTGCTGGTGGCGGCGGAGTTCGCGGCCGCGTCGGCGATCGCCGTGCCCCTGATGTTGCGTCGTACTGGAGGGCCCGATGCCTGA
- a CDS encoding sugar ABC transporter permease — MPETAHDTPWADRAWTAVLERTGQTAAEVGPRFPLYADPESGTWKSTSKGSWTGGFWAGLLWLRALASGAPQDRAAAAACTGRLAHWADQDTATRGLIFWYGTALAAGPGDDRTAAALREKAARSCLAAYDPQRQLVPWGAAFGGPRMLARVDSVPGLVPLLAGLAADGERAAYGHLMRHLTLSRTECPPRPAWQAGPGDGWTPGAEPAPGWSRTTPWLMLGLADGLHFLTDGLDSRAAGALWEAVDGLTAARLASGDGFTAPRPAPGDRLTAPRLTPTAPLVSPVPPTPLIPPAQETHPSGPVDTSAAAIESVALLKLAALARATGRGSDAERLTARARQILHRLCTGHLSDRGALTDGCYDADRALAPRHELIWGDFFLALGLALLTGRADPFAT; from the coding sequence ATGCCTGAGACCGCCCACGACACACCATGGGCCGACCGCGCCTGGACGGCGGTGCTGGAGCGGACCGGACAGACCGCGGCCGAGGTGGGCCCGCGCTTCCCGCTGTACGCCGACCCGGAGAGCGGCACCTGGAAGTCCACCTCCAAAGGGTCCTGGACGGGCGGCTTCTGGGCCGGACTGCTCTGGCTGCGCGCCCTTGCGTCGGGCGCTCCCCAGGACCGGGCGGCCGCTGCCGCCTGCACCGGGCGGCTGGCCCACTGGGCCGACCAGGACACCGCCACCCGCGGGCTGATCTTCTGGTACGGCACCGCCCTCGCCGCGGGGCCCGGGGACGACCGCACGGCGGCCGCGCTGCGGGAGAAAGCGGCCCGGTCCTGCCTGGCGGCGTACGACCCGCAGCGGCAACTGGTGCCCTGGGGCGCGGCGTTCGGCGGACCCCGGATGCTGGCACGGGTGGACTCGGTGCCGGGACTGGTGCCGCTGCTGGCGGGCCTGGCCGCCGACGGGGAGCGCGCGGCGTACGGCCATCTGATGCGGCATCTGACGCTGAGCCGCACCGAGTGCCCACCGCGACCGGCATGGCAGGCCGGGCCGGGCGACGGCTGGACGCCCGGCGCTGAACCCGCACCGGGATGGAGCCGCACCACGCCCTGGCTGATGCTCGGCCTCGCGGATGGCCTGCACTTCCTCACGGACGGGCTGGACTCCCGTGCGGCCGGGGCCTTGTGGGAGGCGGTGGACGGGCTGACAGCGGCGCGGCTGGCCTCGGGGGACGGGTTCACCGCGCCGCGGCCGGCCCCGGGAGACCGGCTGACCGCGCCGCGACTCACCCCGACCGCCCCGCTTGTCTCACCCGTCCCGCCCACCCCGCTCATCCCACCCGCGCAAGAGACCCACCCCTCCGGCCCGGTCGACACCTCCGCGGCCGCCATCGAATCGGTGGCCCTGCTGAAGCTGGCCGCCCTGGCGCGGGCGACCGGCCGTGGCAGCGACGCCGAACGGCTGACCGCGCGGGCCCGGCAGATCCTGCACCGCCTGTGCACCGGCCATCTCTCGGACCGTGGGGCGCTGACCGACGGCTGCTATGACGCCGACCGCGCCCTCGCCCCGCGCCATGAGCTGATCTGGGGCGACTTCTTCCTGGCGCTGGGACTGGCGCTGCTCACCGGCCGGGCGGATCCGTTCGCGACGTGA
- a CDS encoding acyl-CoA dehydrogenase family protein: MNPGQHLSAADAPLGSAGLGQPDCPPEAEALRGRVRAFVRERVMPCEPVLDAGGDAARTALRGLQAEAKREGLWALPLPEEYGGQGLGLPLYAHIAEAEGASDHGPAALGSAPLLDVQMLARHADDTVRKSFLRRITGGEVRTCYAMTEPETPGTDPGLTATRAESDIAGGWVLHGRKWFISGAGEADLITVLARVDDEGPGTDSLSLFLVPASAPGFTVVRELPVLGAGGQWEIAFDGVAVPPEHVVGAPGQALRIAGERLVLGRVLRCLRWLGQAERAFDLMCLRARSRGQSAGPLADRQLVQQMVFDSLLAIRTTRPLVHEAAARLAAGEDARLETGLAKVAAARMLQQVADAAIQVHGAAGLGPDTALPGLFRTGRTARLLDGPDELHITAVARRVLRGYSVTSRTDPPGR; encoded by the coding sequence ATGAACCCTGGGCAGCACCTATCGGCGGCGGACGCGCCGCTCGGATCCGCCGGACTCGGGCAGCCCGACTGCCCGCCCGAAGCCGAGGCCCTGCGAGGGCGGGTCCGGGCGTTCGTACGGGAGCGGGTGATGCCGTGCGAGCCGGTGCTGGACGCGGGTGGCGACGCGGCCCGCACCGCGCTGCGCGGGCTCCAGGCCGAGGCGAAGCGGGAGGGGCTGTGGGCCCTGCCGCTGCCGGAGGAGTACGGCGGCCAGGGGCTCGGCCTTCCGCTCTACGCCCATATCGCGGAGGCCGAAGGGGCCAGCGACCACGGCCCCGCCGCGCTCGGCTCGGCTCCGCTGCTCGATGTGCAGATGCTCGCCCGGCATGCCGACGACACCGTGCGGAAGAGTTTCCTGCGGCGCATCACCGGCGGCGAGGTGCGGACCTGTTACGCGATGACCGAGCCCGAAACGCCCGGTACCGACCCGGGGTTGACCGCGACGCGGGCCGAATCGGACATCGCGGGCGGGTGGGTCCTGCACGGCCGCAAGTGGTTCATCTCGGGTGCGGGCGAGGCCGATCTGATCACCGTGCTGGCGCGGGTGGATGACGAGGGGCCCGGCACGGACAGCCTGTCGCTGTTTCTGGTGCCCGCGTCCGCCCCGGGGTTCACGGTGGTGCGGGAGCTGCCGGTACTGGGCGCCGGCGGTCAGTGGGAGATCGCGTTCGACGGGGTCGCCGTGCCGCCGGAGCATGTGGTGGGCGCTCCCGGCCAGGCGCTGCGGATCGCCGGGGAACGGCTGGTGCTCGGCCGGGTGCTGCGGTGTCTGCGCTGGCTCGGACAGGCCGAGCGGGCCTTCGATCTGATGTGTCTGCGGGCCCGGTCGCGGGGCCAGTCGGCCGGGCCGCTGGCGGACCGTCAGCTCGTCCAGCAGATGGTCTTCGACTCGCTGCTGGCCATCCGTACCACCCGGCCGCTGGTCCATGAGGCGGCGGCCCGGCTGGCCGCGGGCGAGGACGCCCGGCTGGAGACCGGGCTGGCCAAGGTGGCGGCGGCCCGGATGCTCCAGCAGGTGGCCGACGCCGCGATCCAGGTGCACGGCGCGGCCGGGCTCGGCCCGGACACCGCGCTGCCCGGACTGTTCCGCACCGGCCGCACGGCCAGGCTGCTGGACGGCCCCGACGAACTGCACATCACGGCCGTCGCCCGCCGGGTGCTGCGCGGCTACTCCGTCACGTCGCGAACGGATCCGCCCGGCCGGTGA
- a CDS encoding CoA transferase produces the protein MGHPAVIRASRPLEEVTVRVEGPSALTTTAAGHLRALGATLTPQTPRAHTGPATFEATGAAGAATAYTAWADVLPDADAVDEATVQAATGMMQVHGRRDGRPRGLAVDYAATCASVLTVQGLLAALLGRARGGEHPAQVTTGADRAALLTLGQYLAAANAPEAEAVPLSPGGPPFTAGCGTRFELEALDPVPWARFWRELGAPEEAIRTGWQPFQFRYATACAPIPEALHRAARSVPWARVQQAAAASGAEVCPLHTPAALPGATAGTAPWSLTPGTADRPAQVTPTTSDTARPLSGLTVLEAGRRIQAPLAAHLLRQLGAQVVRIEPPGGDPLRGMPPCCEDISARWLALNRGKDAVQIDIKSAVGQTELRELASGADVFLHNWAPGKAEQLGLDAGRLSAVNPGLVYAYTSGWAGRLPDAPMGTDFMVQARTGIGAVARPADEPPAPSLMTLIDVLGGLLGAEAVIAGLLLRERGGRGVRVESSLLGAAEALTAPALRRAAAGGQLRSPAGFRRPLPTADGWIAPADHSASAAAARASRLTELTSEQALAELRADGSAATAVATDLGALPQDRRLSGAFTRDSHGSLAVPTPWRFV, from the coding sequence ATGGGACACCCTGCCGTCATCCGCGCGTCCCGACCGCTGGAAGAGGTGACCGTCCGGGTCGAGGGCCCGTCGGCGCTCACCACGACGGCGGCCGGCCACCTGCGGGCGCTCGGTGCCACGCTGACACCGCAGACGCCCCGAGCGCACACCGGGCCCGCGACCTTCGAGGCCACGGGCGCGGCGGGCGCCGCCACCGCGTACACCGCCTGGGCCGATGTCCTGCCGGACGCGGACGCCGTCGACGAGGCCACCGTCCAGGCGGCCACCGGCATGATGCAGGTGCACGGCAGACGCGACGGCCGGCCGCGCGGTCTCGCCGTCGACTACGCCGCCACCTGTGCCTCCGTGCTCACCGTGCAGGGCCTGCTGGCCGCCCTGCTGGGCCGGGCGCGGGGCGGTGAGCACCCCGCGCAGGTCACCACCGGAGCGGACCGGGCCGCGCTGCTCACCCTCGGCCAGTACCTCGCGGCGGCGAACGCCCCGGAGGCCGAAGCCGTGCCGCTGTCGCCAGGAGGGCCGCCGTTCACCGCCGGGTGCGGTACCCGCTTCGAGCTGGAGGCGCTGGACCCCGTGCCCTGGGCCCGGTTCTGGCGGGAGCTCGGTGCGCCCGAGGAGGCGATCCGCACTGGCTGGCAGCCCTTCCAGTTCCGGTACGCCACCGCCTGCGCCCCGATACCCGAGGCCCTGCACCGGGCGGCGCGCTCCGTGCCCTGGGCGCGGGTGCAACAGGCCGCCGCAGCCTCGGGGGCAGAGGTGTGCCCCCTGCACACCCCGGCCGCACTGCCCGGAGCGACGGCCGGTACCGCACCCTGGAGCCTGACCCCCGGCACCGCAGACCGGCCCGCACAGGTCACCCCCACCACCTCCGACACAGCCCGCCCCCTCTCGGGGCTGACGGTCCTGGAAGCGGGCCGCCGTATCCAGGCCCCGCTCGCCGCCCACCTGCTCCGTCAACTAGGGGCGCAGGTCGTCCGGATCGAGCCCCCCGGCGGTGACCCGCTGCGCGGTATGCCGCCCTGCTGCGAGGACATCTCCGCCCGCTGGCTCGCGCTCAACCGGGGCAAGGACGCCGTACAGATCGATATCAAGTCCGCCGTGGGACAGACCGAGTTGCGGGAGCTGGCCTCCGGTGCCGATGTCTTCCTGCACAACTGGGCTCCGGGCAAGGCCGAACAGCTCGGCCTGGACGCCGGCCGGCTGTCGGCCGTCAACCCGGGGCTGGTGTACGCCTACACCAGCGGCTGGGCCGGCCGGCTGCCCGACGCCCCGATGGGCACCGACTTCATGGTCCAGGCCCGCACGGGCATCGGCGCGGTGGCCCGCCCCGCCGACGAACCGCCCGCGCCGTCCCTGATGACCCTCATCGACGTCCTCGGCGGACTGCTCGGCGCCGAAGCCGTGATCGCCGGGCTGCTGCTGCGCGAACGCGGCGGCCGCGGCGTACGGGTGGAGTCCTCGCTGCTGGGCGCCGCGGAAGCGCTCACCGCACCGGCGCTGCGCCGGGCGGCGGCCGGCGGGCAGCTCCGCAGCCCCGCGGGCTTCCGGCGTCCGCTGCCGACCGCCGACGGCTGGATCGCCCCCGCCGACCATTCCGCCTCCGCCGCCGCTGCCCGCGCGTCCCGGCTGACGGAGCTGACCTCGGAGCAGGCGCTCGCCGAACTCCGCGCCGACGGCTCGGCCGCCACCGCCGTGGCCACCGACCTCGGCGCGCTCCCACAGGACCGGCGCCTCAGCGGTGCCTTCACCCGTGACTCCCATGGCTCCCTCGCCGTCCCGACGCCCTGGAGGTTCGTATGA